Proteins co-encoded in one Cytobacillus sp. NJ13 genomic window:
- a CDS encoding divergent polysaccharide deacetylase family protein translates to MKIFISIFLLIFSFASIGTPISAAPLKPELAIVIDDLGNNMKGTAEMMELPVTLTVAIMPFMPTTKDDAELASKNGHEVIVHMPMEPKRGKRSWLGPGAITTDLTDEEIRSRVESAIKEVPHAVGMNHHMGSRATENERVMRIVLEVCKKHGLFYLDSKTTGKSVVGKLANEMGVPYVENNIFFDDIYTTAHITKQADRLAEKLVKNERIIAIGHVGITGTKMVNVLKEYIPVYKKKAEIVPLSELIPGYELIDEGP, encoded by the coding sequence ATGAAAATATTCATCAGTATATTTTTATTGATTTTTTCATTCGCAAGTATAGGAACTCCCATTAGTGCTGCCCCGCTAAAACCTGAATTGGCCATTGTCATTGACGATCTGGGAAACAACATGAAGGGAACAGCAGAAATGATGGAGCTTCCGGTGACCTTAACGGTTGCCATCATGCCTTTCATGCCAACGACAAAAGATGATGCAGAACTGGCGAGTAAAAATGGGCATGAAGTGATCGTTCATATGCCGATGGAGCCGAAAAGAGGAAAGAGGAGCTGGCTGGGGCCGGGGGCAATCACAACAGATTTAACCGATGAAGAAATCCGCAGCAGGGTGGAGAGTGCCATTAAAGAAGTGCCGCATGCTGTCGGGATGAATCACCATATGGGTTCGAGAGCCACTGAAAATGAACGGGTCATGAGAATTGTCCTTGAAGTATGCAAAAAACACGGGTTATTTTATCTCGACAGCAAAACAACCGGGAAAAGTGTCGTCGGTAAACTGGCAAATGAAATGGGTGTACCATATGTTGAAAACAATATTTTCTTTGATGACATATACACTACTGCCCATATCACAAAACAGGCAGACAGACTCGCTGAAAAACTGGTGAAAAATGAACGCATCATTGCAATAGGCCATGTCGGCATCACAGGAACAAAAATGGTTAATGTGCTTAAAGAGTATATACCTGTTTATAAAAAGAAAGCAGAAATAGTGCCGCTGTCAGAACTGATTCCAGGCTACGAACTTATTGACGAAGGACCATAA
- a CDS encoding efflux RND transporter permease subunit, with protein MLEWILKRSKIILILFLLFIIVGAFTFLQLPQREIPETAINIGTVNTVYPGATVDSVERNITNPMETKLQSIEGIEEISSSSAAGFSAIIVTVSDGEDKKEVFSNIRQAVSDAAAGFPEEAFEPEINETNVKMPIVSYHLTSDSIDNLLPLQDELARWKEEVESLKGVEGVTIKGLAEEEIAIQLDPESLKEKGIILPDVIEAINEEYYPAPIGKQELNSEIVQLTVDHFTTEDEMENVYVGKTPQGESVVLGDIGNVEIVLKEKEDIVTFKGKPSISFTAFVEAGQDIPSVNEIVSEKTEELSESLPENVTFEKYYSQANLVTEIFDGLFLSLSISVIAVILTTALGLTVSGAFVVALAIPISVLMGLIPLPVSGVDLNQISVIGAIIALGILVDDSIVVNDNIQRRYKLGDNALKGAINGTKEIWVSIVTSSLAIVFTFLPLIFLSGGNGAFIRALPTVLITTILASTLVALIFVPIMRYMMYSRTSRKISDAPGLLGKPLNKSADLYADKLLKSFSKKPKLISFLGLMVTTAILGLAVLTPFEFFPAADREEVTIDVTLPIGTTLEETAKELENIEKMLFSDKGVKETSVFAGTGLPNLFNSSLNATGSNTGQIVARVDRENQTAQGLIDDWSSILREKYPDSEIFMETIQQGPPAGAPVTVTVKGPELDKLLELRDNLSREMNEAGADFVVDNIGSLQPTLKYVPKRELLEEYGITVNEISEQIRLATEGIPLKAFDNGVVKRDMSILLGDQGAELDLSKLEIPAESTQGGPPALISADTLVEAERTEEIQRIPHLNGERAITIRAFPKDEKTFKETVQNLVEDEREKLNDQDYSISIGGENQAQNDFFAEITVLFIIVIFLVYLLIAFQFNSLGLPFLVLVAVYLAIAGAILGLFVTQTPISFLAVMGMVSLTGIVVRNSVVLIEFMEQGLKTGMSIQEAVVEAGRVRFRPIILTALTSIVALIPVAVSGDALFTPLAITIISGISFSVILTLIIVPMMYLAFKKVPDTHATQDQ; from the coding sequence ATGCTTGAATGGATTCTAAAACGCTCTAAAATCATATTAATCTTATTTTTATTGTTTATTATCGTAGGAGCCTTTACATTTTTACAGCTCCCTCAAAGGGAAATTCCTGAAACAGCCATTAATATCGGGACGGTAAATACGGTATATCCCGGAGCGACTGTTGACAGTGTGGAGAGAAATATTACCAATCCCATGGAGACTAAATTGCAGTCCATTGAAGGGATTGAAGAAATCAGTTCATCCTCAGCAGCAGGTTTCTCTGCTATTATCGTAACCGTATCTGACGGAGAAGACAAAAAAGAAGTGTTCAGCAATATCCGGCAGGCTGTTTCAGACGCTGCCGCCGGATTTCCTGAAGAAGCATTTGAGCCTGAAATTAATGAAACGAATGTAAAAATGCCAATCGTTTCTTACCACCTTACAAGTGACAGTATAGATAACCTTCTTCCTTTACAGGATGAACTGGCACGCTGGAAGGAAGAAGTTGAATCGTTAAAAGGTGTTGAAGGTGTAACTATAAAAGGTTTAGCAGAAGAAGAAATCGCTATACAGCTTGACCCTGAATCATTAAAAGAAAAAGGCATCATTCTGCCTGATGTGATCGAGGCAATAAATGAAGAATACTACCCTGCGCCCATAGGAAAACAAGAATTAAATTCAGAAATCGTTCAATTGACAGTCGATCATTTTACAACTGAGGATGAGATGGAAAATGTATATGTTGGAAAGACCCCTCAGGGTGAATCAGTCGTTCTTGGTGATATTGGCAATGTGGAAATTGTCCTGAAGGAAAAAGAAGATATTGTTACATTTAAAGGCAAACCTTCGATTTCATTCACAGCTTTTGTGGAAGCAGGACAGGATATTCCGTCAGTTAATGAAATCGTAAGCGAAAAAACGGAGGAACTCAGCGAATCCCTGCCTGAGAATGTGACTTTTGAGAAATATTATTCACAGGCGAATCTAGTCACCGAGATTTTTGACGGCCTGTTCCTATCCCTTTCCATCTCAGTCATTGCAGTAATATTAACAACCGCCCTTGGTCTTACTGTTTCAGGTGCATTCGTTGTTGCACTGGCTATACCGATTTCAGTATTAATGGGGCTTATTCCCCTGCCGGTTTCCGGAGTTGATTTAAATCAGATTTCGGTGATTGGTGCCATAATCGCATTAGGGATTTTGGTTGATGACTCCATAGTTGTTAATGATAATATCCAAAGACGGTATAAACTTGGAGACAATGCATTAAAAGGAGCTATAAATGGGACAAAAGAAATCTGGGTTTCGATTGTTACGTCCTCCCTTGCGATTGTTTTTACCTTCCTGCCGCTTATCTTTCTGTCTGGAGGGAATGGAGCATTTATCCGTGCGCTGCCGACAGTGCTGATAACTACCATTTTGGCTTCAACTTTGGTTGCGCTGATATTTGTGCCAATAATGCGCTACATGATGTACAGCAGAACGAGCAGGAAAATTTCGGATGCACCCGGTTTATTGGGAAAGCCGCTGAATAAATCAGCAGATCTATATGCTGACAAGCTTTTGAAGTCTTTTTCCAAGAAGCCTAAGCTTATTTCTTTCTTAGGCTTGATGGTTACTACAGCTATTTTAGGGCTTGCTGTGTTAACACCCTTTGAATTCTTCCCTGCTGCAGATCGTGAAGAAGTGACGATTGATGTGACTTTGCCAATCGGTACAACACTTGAAGAGACTGCCAAAGAACTCGAGAACATTGAAAAGATGCTTTTTAGCGACAAGGGTGTGAAGGAAACAAGTGTCTTTGCCGGGACAGGTTTGCCTAACTTGTTCAATAGCTCCCTTAATGCGACTGGTTCCAATACAGGTCAGATTGTTGCCCGGGTAGACCGTGAGAACCAGACGGCACAGGGGCTAATTGATGACTGGTCATCCATTTTGAGAGAGAAATATCCCGATTCAGAAATATTCATGGAAACGATACAGCAGGGGCCTCCTGCTGGTGCACCTGTGACGGTAACAGTCAAAGGGCCAGAGTTAGATAAACTTCTGGAACTCCGTGATAACCTCTCTAGGGAAATGAATGAAGCAGGAGCCGATTTTGTAGTCGATAATATTGGCAGTCTGCAACCAACTTTAAAATACGTACCTAAGAGAGAGCTTCTTGAGGAATATGGGATAACCGTAAACGAGATCAGTGAGCAGATTCGTCTGGCCACTGAAGGAATACCTCTTAAAGCTTTTGATAATGGTGTTGTTAAAAGAGATATGAGTATCCTTCTTGGTGATCAAGGTGCTGAACTTGACCTATCAAAACTGGAAATCCCGGCGGAAAGCACACAGGGTGGACCACCGGCTTTGATTTCCGCTGACACGCTCGTTGAGGCAGAAAGAACGGAGGAAATCCAGCGGATCCCTCACCTCAATGGAGAAAGGGCCATTACAATCAGGGCTTTCCCGAAGGATGAGAAAACCTTTAAGGAAACAGTGCAAAATCTAGTCGAAGACGAACGTGAAAAATTGAATGATCAAGATTACAGCATTTCAATAGGCGGGGAAAATCAGGCACAAAATGATTTCTTTGCCGAAATAACGGTATTGTTTATTATCGTGATTTTCCTTGTCTATTTGCTGATCGCATTTCAATTTAATTCGCTTGGCCTGCCATTCCTTGTGTTAGTTGCCGTATACCTGGCGATTGCCGGTGCAATTCTTGGCTTATTCGTTACACAAACGCCAATCAGTTTCCTTGCTGTAATGGGCATGGTTTCATTGACAGGCATAGTAGTCCGGAACTCTGTTGTTTTAATTGAATTTATGGAACAGGGATTAAAAACAGGAATGTCCATTCAAGAAGCAGTGGTTGAAGCTGGACGTGTCAGATTCAGGCCCATTATTCTGACTGCCCTTACTTCGATTGTTGCATTAATACCTGTTGCAGTAAGCGGCGACGCACTTTTCACTCCGCTTGCCATCACCATCATCTCAGGCATCTCATTCTCGGTCATCCTGACCCTGATCATTGTTCCGATGATGTATCTTGCGTTTAAAAAGGTGCCAGACACACATGCCACTCAAGATCAATAA